Proteins encoded within one genomic window of Dyadobacter chenhuakuii:
- a CDS encoding HEPN domain-containing protein translates to MKTSLTHLPQNKQDQLKALTQIILDKVPAEMIILFGSYARGDWVEDYQEKYEYVSDFDILIITKDRLSAKQGKKWWDLEKELMANEDITRTSIIYHSIGFVNDKIERNYYFFVDILKEGVILFDSGKFTLSEPKDLNPTQRVEKSIEEFEHWFESANLFVETFEFLCQKADGRSAYYNNAAFELHQATERYYAAVLLVFTDYKPRIHDIEILGNQVIKQHAEFATVFPMTTEDEKRLFALLKKAYIDARYNRNYKIEKVELEYLGSRVALLRDLTERICRERIGQFPDNQAYS, encoded by the coding sequence ATGAAGACCTCCCTCACCCACCTCCCACAAAACAAACAGGACCAACTAAAAGCTCTTACTCAAATTATCCTCGACAAAGTCCCGGCTGAAATGATCATTCTCTTTGGCAGCTACGCGCGGGGTGACTGGGTTGAAGATTACCAGGAGAAGTACGAGTATGTAAGCGATTTTGATATTCTGATCATTACTAAAGACAGGCTTTCCGCCAAGCAGGGAAAGAAATGGTGGGATTTGGAAAAGGAATTGATGGCTAATGAGGATATCACGAGAACAAGCATCATCTATCACAGCATTGGTTTTGTGAACGACAAGATCGAGCGGAATTATTATTTCTTTGTAGATATACTGAAAGAAGGTGTCATACTTTTCGATTCTGGAAAATTCACCTTATCTGAGCCGAAAGACCTGAATCCGACACAAAGGGTTGAAAAATCGATAGAAGAATTTGAGCATTGGTTTGAAAGTGCAAATCTATTTGTGGAAACCTTCGAATTTTTGTGTCAAAAAGCAGATGGCAGGTCAGCATATTATAATAATGCAGCATTTGAACTTCACCAAGCTACGGAAAGATATTATGCAGCTGTCCTTCTGGTTTTTACTGATTACAAGCCTAGAATACATGACATTGAGATTCTTGGGAATCAAGTTATTAAACAGCACGCAGAGTTTGCGACTGTTTTTCCTATGACGACCGAGGACGAAAAGCGGCTGTTTGCGCTTCTTAAAAAGGCGTATATTGATGCGAGGTATAATAGGAATTACAAGATTGAGAAGGTGGAATTGGAGTATTTAGGGAGTCGGGTGGCGTTGCTGAGGGATTTGACGGAGCGCATTTGTCGGGAGAGGATTGGGCAGTTTCCTGACAACCAAGCATATAGCTAA
- a CDS encoding DUF4397 domain-containing protein codes for MISTLSFSKRLLLLFAATATLASCKDTSYLDIDAAKRPPLSAYISFVNARPVNSALSFWTFTDKITPTPVAVNKASDYYPTVFGNVQINFTEGTNTSYKASYQFGNSATFTATGRPNGPIATFYHTVIAARTENNKSDSLILFYDDLKAPEAGKAKLRFVNLSPGAGTLNVLSNGKALFSNVAYGRAANSALSGEAFSAWSLGPFQSINPGPHALTLSNTANGTTLGAVGNFNLEAGKIYTVFTSGLVQGSPNLAFNILEHPVK; via the coding sequence ATGATATCCACATTGTCTTTTTCAAAACGCCTGCTGCTGCTCTTCGCCGCAACAGCAACATTAGCTAGCTGCAAAGACACCAGTTACCTGGACATCGACGCGGCAAAACGCCCGCCACTGAGCGCCTACATTAGTTTTGTCAATGCAAGACCCGTCAACTCCGCCCTCAGTTTCTGGACATTTACGGATAAGATTACGCCAACGCCCGTCGCCGTCAACAAGGCTTCTGACTATTACCCCACCGTTTTCGGCAATGTGCAAATCAATTTTACCGAAGGCACCAACACAAGCTATAAAGCCTCGTACCAATTCGGTAACAGCGCAACATTCACTGCAACCGGCAGGCCCAACGGCCCGATCGCCACATTTTATCACACGGTAATCGCAGCCCGAACAGAGAATAACAAGTCGGATTCGCTGATCCTTTTTTACGACGATCTGAAAGCGCCGGAGGCGGGCAAGGCCAAGCTGCGATTCGTAAATCTGTCGCCGGGCGCGGGCACATTGAATGTGTTGAGTAACGGGAAAGCCTTATTCAGCAACGTCGCTTATGGCCGTGCTGCCAACTCTGCCTTGTCGGGAGAAGCATTCAGCGCCTGGTCGCTGGGGCCATTTCAAAGTATCAACCCAGGTCCTCACGCGCTGACATTATCAAACACTGCGAACGGAACTACGCTCGGCGCAGTGGGTAATTTCAATCTGGAAGCCGGGAAAATTTATACGGTATTTACAAGCGGGCTCGTCCAGGGCAGCCCAAACCTGGCTTTCAATATTTTGGAGCATCCGGTGAAGTAG